The Nitrospinota bacterium genome contains the following window.
TTTATTGCCTCTTTTAATTCAAAACCACCATGATCCGAGGCAATTGCAATATTCTCCATATTTCAACTATATATTGTATTTCCTAAAAAATTTTAAACTATATTTTGTGCATCACCGAGAATTGATACTAATTGAAGGTATGATTTTTGTCAAGTAAATTATCCTTTTATACGGAATAAACAAGGAAAAAGGAGAAGGATTAACTCGTCAAAAAATCTAGAGGGAAAATAAGTTTATCAGTTAATCGTCTATCAGACTCATATCCGCACCAAGATTCTTCATAAGAGTAATAAAATTTGGAAAGGTTATCTTTATGGCCTCAGCAGTGCTGATTTCAGTCACACCCTCTGCTACCAAACCTGCTATAGCCAAACCCATCACAACTCGATGGTCTGAGTGACCATGAACTTTTGTCCCTTTTAATGGACTCTTTTTTATGATTAATCCATCAGGCATCTCCTCAATTTGAGCCCCCATCTTTTCTAGCTCTTTCTTCATAACCGCAATCCTATCTGTCTCTTTAATCCTCGCTTGAGAAACATTCTTTAAGACGGTTTTCCCTTCTGCAATACAAGCTGTTACTGCAAGGGATGGGAGCGCATCTGGAATATTACTCAGGTCAAATTCTCCACCTTGTAATGGACTTCCCCCTCTTACCTCTATCAATTGTGGAGCGATATCAATAGAAGCTCCTAAATCTCTCAATACATCTATAACCTTTTTATCTCCCTGAGGGTCACTCATATTAAGACCCTCTAGTTGAATATGAGAATCTGACAGAGAACCCGCACAGAAAAAAAAGGTAGCAGAGGAAAAATCACCTGACATTTCTTCCTGAAACGGTTTGTATGATTGTCCACCCTTTATTTCAAATTCTTCAAAATCTCTATTTTTATACTCTATCCCTCTCCTGTCCAACCAACTTAAAGTCATCTCAACATATGGCCTTTCCCTAAGATTGGAAACACATATCTTAGAATCCCTATCAGCTAAGGGAGAGCTAATAAGGAGGGAACTGAGAAACTGCGATGTTACTCCATCTACCTCAGTCACACCCCCTTTCATTCTTCCTCGAACAACAACGGGAAGCTGGCCACCCTCCCCTGTGGAAAAGACACGAGCGCCTAAATTATTCAATGCATTGATCAACGACTGCATCGGTCTTTTTCTCGTCTGCTCATCACCTGTGAAAACAGAATAGCCCTCGCACAGAGATGCCATCCCTAGCCCTAGCCTGCAGCTTGTTCCTGAGTTTCTAATATCAATAATATTTTGTGGTACTTTGAGATCCCGCCCCCCTCCTTTGACAATCCAATGAGTTCCCATCTCAATCTTCGCACCAAAAGCCCGACACATCTTTACACAAGAAAAGGTATCTGAGGATTCCAGGGGATTTTTGATTTGAGATTCTCCAGAAGCTAGCGACCCAATAATTAAAGCCCTGATGGTTTGTGATTTTGAAGAGGGTATTCTAATTCTTCCCTTTAGGCTAGATTTTTTTACGATCAGTTTCAAATATCTCTCCTTTAACCAGACCTAAAGACCTTTATACATTCTTTTATAATACTCCATATATTCTCCGCTCTTGATCTTCTTCCACCACCATTCATGATTCACATACCATTTAATGGTCTTCTCCAAAGCCTCTGAAAAGCCTGTGGCAGAATCCCATTTGAGCCGATTTTTTATCTTCCTCGTATCTACGGCATGACGCCTCACATGTCCTGGTCTGTCTTTAACAAATTTAATAAGAGATTTTGGCTTATGAAGAATGACTAAAATCATCTCAGCGATATCTAATATGCTTTTTTCAATCCCTGAACCGATATTAAAAACCTCTCCTTCAACCCCTTTACTATGAAGAGTTACATCCAATGCCTGACAGTGGTCCTCTACATAGATCCAGTCCCTAGTATTTTCGCCATCACCATATACAGGAAGGGGCTTATTCTCTAGTGCATTTGTAACAAACAGGGGGATCATTTTTTCTGGATATTGGTTTGGACCATAATTGTTGGTGCATCTTGTAATGACTACAGGAAGATTATATGTTGCCCAGTAAGAAAAAACGAGTCTGTCGGCTCCTGCCTTGCTTGCCGCATATGGACTTTTTGGCATCAGGGGGTCTGTTTCTAAGCATGGTTCGTCAATAGCTTCTCCATACACCTCATCAGTTGAAATCTGGATAAATCGATCTATCTTGTACTTTCTTGCCATCTCCAGAAGAACATACGTTCCATATACGTCTGTCATAATGAATTGAGATGGATCCCCTATTGATCTGTCAACATGGCTTTCAGCAGCAAAATTGATGATAACATTGATATCTTTTCCTATCTTATTTACGAGCTTTTCGTCTGTAATATCTCCTTTGATAAATTGATAATTTTTAAAATTCTCGATATCTTTTAGGTTGTCAAGATTTCCGGCATAGGTGAGTTTGTCCAGATTGACAACAAAATATTCAGGGTATTTATTAAGAAAATACCTTACAAAATTGCTACCTATGAAACCTGCACCGCCTGTAACAAGAACCCCTTTCAATCTTCCTCCGCAAAAAAAGTCATGTTTAGAAAAATCTTTATCTGAGATTACCTCTTTCTTTACAAGATAACCTCACATCTAACCATCCCTGTCAGCCCAATCATATGGAATGTCATTTTTATGGGGATCTATCCTAAACTCATCAGGGTCTTCATAATTATAGACCTCTGAAGGACAGTTAATAACAATGGCTTCTGTTTCACTTATACATTTAAATCCATGGATAACCTCTTTTGGAACTGAAATAAGCAGAGGATTATAATCCCCCATGAAGAACTCATTGACTTCACCATATGTAGAAGAGCCTTTACGATTATCATAAAGGACCACTTTCATCATTCCCTTTACAACGGCAAAATTATCAGTCTGTTTTTTATGATAGTGCCATCCCTTAACCACACCAGGATATGCAGCAGTCATATAGACCTGGCCAAACTTTACAAATAGGTCATCATCCGCTCTTAAGATCTCCATAAGTCTTCCCCTTGTATCAGGCATGACTTTCAATTTTTTAATCTTAACCCCTTCTATCATAGGATTTCCTTTATATAAATTATATGAGCCCTATTTCGCTATAATCTCCCAACATGAGACGATAGACCTCTGGTTTATGCGGTAACTTAGATACCTTGACATTTTTACCTATTAAGCTGTCGGCAATTCTTATCTTGACATTTAAAATTGAACTCGATTCCAAGACAATGCTATGCTCAACTTCAGTATTTTCGATGATGACATCCTTGCCAATAGAGGTAAATGGTCCTACATAAGAGTTTATGATCTTAGACCCAGCCCCTATAATCGCTGGCCCTCTGATAATACTATGGGTAACTGATGACCCTTCTTCTAATACTACCTTAAAATCGATATGGGAGTCTTTATCAACCTCTCCTTTTATATCGGTCTTCAATGTATCTAAAATGATTCGATTAGCCTCTAGCATATCCTCGAGCTTCCCCGTATCCTTCCACCATCCATTAATGATATGGGATTGAACGTTAAAGCCATTGTCAATAAGGTATTGAATGGAATCAGTAATTTCTAATTCCTTTCTCCGTGAGGGTTTTATATTTTTGACAGCCTCAAAAATAGTATGATCAAACATATATACCCCCACCAAGGCTAAATTGCTCTTAGGTTTCTTTGGTTTTTCCTCCAGGTTGATGACCCTTCCTTCTGAAAGCTCTGCCACTCCAAATTGATGGGGATTGGGAACCTCAGCCAACAAAACCTGCGCATTTGGCTTATGGGATAAGAATTCATTAACAAAATCCTTTATCCCATATTTGATAAGATTATCGCCTAAATACACGACAAAAGGTGATCGATTAATAAATTCTTCAGCAATAAGAACGGCATGGGCAATCCCAAGGGGACTCTCTTGCTCAATATAGGTAACTTTAACATCCCATTTCGAACCATCCCCAACGGCATCCATTATCTCTTTTTTAGTATCGCCTACAATAATCCCAATATCCTTAATACCAGCATCCCTGATAGCCTCTATTCCATAAAAAAGAACGGGCTTATTGGCTACAGGAACCAGTTGTTTTGCCTGGGTGTGAGTTATGGGTCTAAGTCGCGTTCCTTTTCCACCGCTTAGAATAAGTCCTTTCATTTTTATCAGCTCTCCTCTTCAATAAATCTTTTTATTGCTTGAGAAACCTTCTTAGCATTATCCTTCTCTAATTCAGGGTACATAGGAAGTGATAAAACTTCTCTTGTTGCTCTATAACATTCTGGCAAATCATCTTCTCTGTATCCTAAATCTTTATAAATTCTCTGCCCAGGAATAGGCAAGGGATAATAGACCATGGTTGAAATATTCTGATCTGCAAGGTACTTCTTGCACTGATCCCTCTCTTTAAGCCTTATGGTATACTGATGATAAACATGCTTAAAGCCGTCTTCCTCATAGGGAAGAGCAATATCGAGATCTTTTAATAGGTCGTTATACAAATGGGCTCTCTCTCTTCTCATATTGTTCCAACGATCTACTCGCTTAAGCTTTACCCTTAATATGGCAGCTTGTATCTCATCCAATCGACTATTATAGCCCAAAGTGGAATGAAAATATTTATCTTTACTGCCATGAACCCTTAGCATTCTTACCTTCTTTGCTATCTCAAGATTATTTGTTACTACCATACCCCCATCACCATAACCCCCAAGGTTTTTTGTAGGGAAGAAACTAAAACACCCCGCATCACCAATCGCTCCAACTTTTTTACTTTTATATTCTGAGCCAAAGGCCTGAGCCGCATCTTCGATAACATGAATTTGATACTTCTTTGCAATTCTTAAAATGGCATCCATATCTACGGGATACCCAAAGATATGGACCGGAATAATCGCCTTCGTTCTTTTTGTAATCTTTTCTTCTATCTTATGAAAATCAATATTAAAAGTTCTTGGGTCTATATCTACAAATACGGGGGTTGCCTGACAGTAGGTAATGGCTTCTGCTATTGCAATAAAACTAAAAGGGGTTGTAATCACTTCATCCCCTTTTTTTATATTACAGGCGAGAAGGGCGAGGTGTAAAGCATCCGTACAAGAGGCAACTCCAATACCATATTTCACCCCGCAATAAGCAGCTACCTCTTCTTCAAAAGAAGAAACCTCTGGTCCAAGAACAAAATGCCCTTTGGACAAGACACCAGCAAGGATACTATCGATCTCTTCCTTTATCTCTCTATACTGTTCTGTTAAATCAAAAGATTTAATTTCTCTGTTTTTACCTAACAAAAATAGTCCTTTTCTAAATTAAAAAATGAAATTACTATCTTTTATAGATATTGTCAATATGTATTCATTATCCTATCTTCCAAGCCTTTCAAAACTACCTAAACCTCTTTGAAGAGTAGACAGACTAAATCCTTTCCCTATTTCTCCAATCCCTACTAAGCTAACCAAAAAGAAAAACTGAGTCTCATCAGGCCTGTCAAGTAAATTGAACTCTAATGCCCAACATTGAGATTTATATTTGGCCCTGAAATAGTTCTCATCGGTTTTATTATCCAGGTCATCATATCTGATATTATACTCAAACTCCCATTTTTTGAAATAATCAGTTCCAACCCCACCAATATAATATCTGGTATCTGTAATGCCTGTGAGGGCATCTTGAGAAAACCTTGTTTCTAAATCAACATAACCCAAATCTTTTAAACTATATCGAAACACACTGTTTACAGTAGAGAACTTATCGCCTTCTATATTATAATTAGTGTCCACATTAAATTCTAAGTTTCTAAAAATATTTGTGTCCAAACTTAAAGTGATACCAGAAAACGCTCTTTTCCAAGGAACATCAGTATCTCTCGCTACATTAATACTATAACTATTAGATATGACGAATTTTAGAATCTGTCTGGTTTCAAACTCTCCTTCCCCTAATTCTTCTTTTGCCAGTATTCGATTCGTCAAAGAATAAGTGGCACTATTTTGGGGACCAAAAGAGTCGACACTATCAAAGACATTGATATCATCGTTTATCTCATCATCAGAATCGGATATATAATCATAGGATACTGTCGGTTCGATGAGATGTTTTACCTTAACAATATCACCGATATTCGCATTAAAGATATTATAATATGTAGGTCCTTGAAAGGTCGTCCCTGCAACAAAAAACTCCCTCGTTGCTTCCTTACTCGTCTCTCTCTGCTCTGAATAGGCAGTCTCCCTAAAACCAACTTTTGGAGTAATCGTAAACCAAGGTAATTTCGTTAAGGGAAGGGAAATCTGAGGAAAGAAATCACCTCTAAAAACTTCGGTTTTATTATTATCCTTGTCTTGAAAGAAGTTTACAACTGATGAATCCATTTTTAAAAACAAGGGGGTATTTTTTATTTTCTCGTCAGAAATCGTAAAGGTCAAACTTGGCAACCTTCCAAAGATATCATCTGGTCCTTCTTGAAGGCCCTCTATACGCTCTGTAATAAACTCCAAAGAGCGGGTCTCCCAGTTCTTTGTCAATGATAAAAAGCTCCTAGCATCTCTTCTCGATCTGAGCTCAAGATCATTCATAAATTCTCTACTAAAGTTCTCACCTTGGTTCTCAATATCGATTTGCAATAATCCTTTGACATCATGCTTAAATATTTGTTCATGGTCCAGCTTCGCAATATAATATTCCTTACCTGTAGAGGTCTTTTGCCCTGAACCATCCGTACCATCAAAGAGTATTGAATTCTGTTCTATACTTTGATTAAAAAATTCCCCGTCCTTGAGATAGGCACCATCAAACTGTCCAAAGGTATCCTCGCTCAGCATGTATCGGAATTGGAAATTGTATCGCGTCCCCCGGCGTCTGAGATAGTCCAAACCAATGGTGGCATCCATATAATCATTAATTGCCCAGAAAAAGAGATTATTCAGAAAAAAACCATCTTGATTACTGGAACCTATCTCTGGGAAAAGAAAGCCTGTTGACCTTTTTGTCTTTATTGGTACAATCGCGTATGGAAAATAGAGGATGGGAAAACCGAGGATATGAAAAGAAGGATGTTGAAGCTTGGCAAATTGTTCTATCTGAACATTAGATGTCTTCGATTTGAACTCCCACGGAACCCTATCTTCAGGACAGTCTCTTTTACACGAAGTAATCTTTCCTTGTTGGATTCTCAATCGATCTTCTGCTATCCTTTCAACCATATCACCAGAAAAATAAAAGAAAGGAGCTGCAAATCCAGAAGCATCAAACATAATTCCTCTTTCAGTATAGATATTGAACAAAAACTTTTTTCCTGAAATTCTGCTCCCTTTTCCCTCGACAAGGACATTCCCTATAGCGATACCATCACCCGTCTTTGTATTTATCTCTATCCTATCCCCCAATAATTTTATTTCTTCATATCGAACATCTACTGAGCCTTTTCCTATAATGAGATTTTCTACTTTTTTATAAACGATCTCATCGGCAATGATATTTGTTTGTTTATCATCCCCAAAGGTTTTAGATGGAAGTAAAAGAGCTGTCAAAAAAAATAGAATGAAGATATATGACCTAAATCTTTTCAGAATAAATCTCCCAAACATTAGCTCAACCGGAATTGACAGAAACTGATTCTAATATTTGCAATGCCTCTGAAACAAGATACAGGGAACCAATAATACATATGATATCCTTCTCGCTAGCCCTAGATAGTGTATGATCAATGGCTGCTCCTACATTTTTGATAACCAATACCTCTTTCTTATATCTTTTGAATTCACTTAACATAATCTCTGGATCAAGAGCCCTCTCAACATTTGGCTTGACCAGAATGAGGCTATCAGCGTGAGGAATAATACATTCCCCCATTTTTGAAAAATCTTTGTCACTCATGACACCAAATATTACAAATAACCGATCATAGGTAAAAAGCTGAACAAAACTCTCCATAAAAGATTTTATGCCGGAAGGATTATGAGCTCCATCACAGATGACGATAGGATTTCTCTTTGAAACATCAAACCTTCCTCTCCAACGCACATCCCTCAAGCCTCTTTTAATATCCTCTTCTCCAATCTCCCAACCCAAATCGTTTAATATCACAGAAGTTTTGATGGCACAAGCTGCATTATCAACCTGATACTCCCCTGCTAAAGGAATCTCTATACTCTCAAATAAATTATCTTCATCCTTAAAACGAAATCTTGTTCTCGTTATCTCAAAAGAATCTGTTCTGACTTCAAAATCCCTGTCGATGGCAAACATCTGGGCATTTAAAGAATGACATATTTTTTTCATTATAGATAAAATCTCGGGCTCTCTGATAGCAGTAACTAAAATTCCTTCTTTTTTAATAATTCCTCCCTTTTCAGTAGCAATCTTTCTCAAATCTTTTCCAAGATAATCTGTATGCTCATACTCAATATTGGTAATGATAGAAACTTTAGGATGTATTAAATTTGTAGCATCAAATCTTCCTCCCATTCCAACCTCGATTACTGCCCAATCTACCTTTTGATCAAAAAAGTACCTTAGGGCCATGGCCGTTAAAAACTCAAAAAATGTCACCTCCAAGTCTTGGGGAATCACATCTTTAACCTTCTTAAATAGACCAATAAATTCTTCTTTGGGAATGGGAGTATTATTAATCTGAATCCTCTCTAGTATGCTAAAGAGGTGAGGAGAGGTAAAGAGACCGACTTTATATCCTTTGGCATTTAATATATTATAAATAAAGGCAGCGGTAGAGCCTTTTCCATTTGTTCCCCCAACATGAATAGCATTAATATATTTCTGGGGTTCTCCTAATTCAGATAAAAGACTGGAAATATTCTCGAGACCAAGCCTTATGCCAAATCTCTTGAGTCCATATAAATTGTCGAGGATGGCTTGAAAAGAACTTCCCTTATGCATCCTTTTTTATTCAT
Protein-coding sequences here:
- the aroA gene encoding 3-phosphoshikimate 1-carboxyvinyltransferase — translated: MKLIVKKSSLKGRIRIPSSKSQTIRALIIGSLASGESQIKNPLESSDTFSCVKMCRAFGAKIEMGTHWIVKGGGRDLKVPQNIIDIRNSGTSCRLGLGMASLCEGYSVFTGDEQTRKRPMQSLINALNNLGARVFSTGEGGQLPVVVRGRMKGGVTEVDGVTSQFLSSLLISSPLADRDSKICVSNLRERPYVEMTLSWLDRRGIEYKNRDFEEFEIKGGQSYKPFQEEMSGDFSSATFFFCAGSLSDSHIQLEGLNMSDPQGDKKVIDVLRDLGASIDIAPQLIEVRGGSPLQGGEFDLSNIPDALPSLAVTACIAEGKTVLKNVSQARIKETDRIAVMKKELEKMGAQIEEMPDGLIIKKSPLKGTKVHGHSDHRVVMGLAIAGLVAEGVTEISTAEAIKITFPNFITLMKNLGADMSLIDD
- the rfbB gene encoding dTDP-glucose 4,6-dehydratase, whose translation is MKGVLVTGGAGFIGSNFVRYFLNKYPEYFVVNLDKLTYAGNLDNLKDIENFKNYQFIKGDITDEKLVNKIGKDINVIINFAAESHVDRSIGDPSQFIMTDVYGTYVLLEMARKYKIDRFIQISTDEVYGEAIDEPCLETDPLMPKSPYAASKAGADRLVFSYWATYNLPVVITRCTNNYGPNQYPEKMIPLFVTNALENKPLPVYGDGENTRDWIYVEDHCQALDVTLHSKGVEGEVFNIGSGIEKSILDIAEMILVILHKPKSLIKFVKDRPGHVRRHAVDTRKIKNRLKWDSATGFSEALEKTIKWYVNHEWWWKKIKSGEYMEYYKRMYKGL
- a CDS encoding dTDP-4-dehydrorhamnose 3,5-epimerase family protein, encoding MIEGVKIKKLKVMPDTRGRLMEILRADDDLFVKFGQVYMTAAYPGVVKGWHYHKKQTDNFAVVKGMMKVVLYDNRKGSSTYGEVNEFFMGDYNPLLISVPKEVIHGFKCISETEAIVINCPSEVYNYEDPDEFRIDPHKNDIPYDWADRDG
- a CDS encoding glucose-1-phosphate thymidylyltransferase, which produces MKGLILSGGKGTRLRPITHTQAKQLVPVANKPVLFYGIEAIRDAGIKDIGIIVGDTKKEIMDAVGDGSKWDVKVTYIEQESPLGIAHAVLIAEEFINRSPFVVYLGDNLIKYGIKDFVNEFLSHKPNAQVLLAEVPNPHQFGVAELSEGRVINLEEKPKKPKSNLALVGVYMFDHTIFEAVKNIKPSRRKELEITDSIQYLIDNGFNVQSHIINGWWKDTGKLEDMLEANRIILDTLKTDIKGEVDKDSHIDFKVVLEEGSSVTHSIIRGPAIIGAGSKIINSYVGPFTSIGKDVIIENTEVEHSIVLESSSILNVKIRIADSLIGKNVKVSKLPHKPEVYRLMLGDYSEIGLI
- a CDS encoding DegT/DnrJ/EryC1/StrS family aminotransferase, giving the protein MLGKNREIKSFDLTEQYREIKEEIDSILAGVLSKGHFVLGPEVSSFEEEVAAYCGVKYGIGVASCTDALHLALLACNIKKGDEVITTPFSFIAIAEAITYCQATPVFVDIDPRTFNIDFHKIEEKITKRTKAIIPVHIFGYPVDMDAILRIAKKYQIHVIEDAAQAFGSEYKSKKVGAIGDAGCFSFFPTKNLGGYGDGGMVVTNNLEIAKKVRMLRVHGSKDKYFHSTLGYNSRLDEIQAAILRVKLKRVDRWNNMRRERAHLYNDLLKDLDIALPYEEDGFKHVYHQYTIRLKERDQCKKYLADQNISTMVYYPLPIPGQRIYKDLGYREDDLPECYRATREVLSLPMYPELEKDNAKKVSQAIKRFIEEES
- the lptD gene encoding LPS assembly protein LptD — protein: MFGRFILKRFRSYIFILFFLTALLLPSKTFGDDKQTNIIADEIVYKKVENLIIGKGSVDVRYEEIKLLGDRIEINTKTGDGIAIGNVLVEGKGSRISGKKFLFNIYTERGIMFDASGFAAPFFYFSGDMVERIAEDRLRIQQGKITSCKRDCPEDRVPWEFKSKTSNVQIEQFAKLQHPSFHILGFPILYFPYAIVPIKTKRSTGFLFPEIGSSNQDGFFLNNLFFWAINDYMDATIGLDYLRRRGTRYNFQFRYMLSEDTFGQFDGAYLKDGEFFNQSIEQNSILFDGTDGSGQKTSTGKEYYIAKLDHEQIFKHDVKGLLQIDIENQGENFSREFMNDLELRSRRDARSFLSLTKNWETRSLEFITERIEGLQEGPDDIFGRLPSLTFTISDEKIKNTPLFLKMDSSVVNFFQDKDNNKTEVFRGDFFPQISLPLTKLPWFTITPKVGFRETAYSEQRETSKEATREFFVAGTTFQGPTYYNIFNANIGDIVKVKHLIEPTVSYDYISDSDDEINDDINVFDSVDSFGPQNSATYSLTNRILAKEELGEGEFETRQILKFVISNSYSINVARDTDVPWKRAFSGITLSLDTNIFRNLEFNVDTNYNIEGDKFSTVNSVFRYSLKDLGYVDLETRFSQDALTGITDTRYYIGGVGTDYFKKWEFEYNIRYDDLDNKTDENYFRAKYKSQCWALEFNLLDRPDETQFFFLVSLVGIGEIGKGFSLSTLQRGLGSFERLGR
- a CDS encoding folylpolyglutamate synthase/dihydrofolate synthase family protein, encoding MHKGSSFQAILDNLYGLKRFGIRLGLENISSLLSELGEPQKYINAIHVGGTNGKGSTAAFIYNILNAKGYKVGLFTSPHLFSILERIQINNTPIPKEEFIGLFKKVKDVIPQDLEVTFFEFLTAMALRYFFDQKVDWAVIEVGMGGRFDATNLIHPKVSIITNIEYEHTDYLGKDLRKIATEKGGIIKKEGILVTAIREPEILSIMKKICHSLNAQMFAIDRDFEVRTDSFEITRTRFRFKDEDNLFESIEIPLAGEYQVDNAACAIKTSVILNDLGWEIGEEDIKRGLRDVRWRGRFDVSKRNPIVICDGAHNPSGIKSFMESFVQLFTYDRLFVIFGVMSDKDFSKMGECIIPHADSLILVKPNVERALDPEIMLSEFKRYKKEVLVIKNVGAAIDHTLSRASEKDIICIIGSLYLVSEALQILESVSVNSG